The following coding sequences lie in one Gemmatimonadales bacterium genomic window:
- a CDS encoding TolC family protein yields MNRRSPSPAYRAAWLHQAVRRMLPVILLSTLLTLQVAGQSAPDQLTIDALYRAVDSLNPRIAAARASADAALARVPGNRRLPDPRLQLATMNRQLPGFEFMPILGMNQVQLTQMFPIPGTGKLGLAGDVAQARADAERAWVGESIWEQRTRAAAAFYDLYQAEGTLTIMQETLQLLEAVSSTVNGMYSVGEARQADVLRAQLEIGRMTGQVAEMDAMGRTMATRLNTVLDRPPNTPTGMPMLPRFPDSIPATDWLIDEAMDSRGMLQAGAERVRAATAAERLAQREIWPDLELGVIYGRQPMTDGGTGQMMSFMLGASVPIWAGSRQLKMRDETAAMRQMATDDLRAMQADTRGRVAELIAEIDRTRALRAIYAQTLLPQAEATLNSARAAYQVGSVDFMTFLDAFTTVYGYRIQVIRLDAAQGQALAELEMVTARPIVATIDMPDPTAPGGAQ; encoded by the coding sequence ATGAACAGGCGATCGCCCTCCCCGGCGTATCGCGCCGCATGGCTCCATCAAGCCGTGCGACGCATGCTCCCGGTCATACTCCTCAGCACGTTGCTGACGCTCCAAGTGGCTGGCCAGAGCGCCCCGGACCAGCTGACCATCGACGCGCTCTACCGCGCGGTGGACAGTCTCAACCCGAGAATCGCGGCGGCGCGAGCCTCGGCTGACGCCGCCCTCGCCCGCGTCCCGGGCAATCGCCGCCTCCCCGATCCGCGGCTGCAACTGGCCACCATGAACCGTCAGCTCCCCGGGTTCGAATTCATGCCAATCCTGGGCATGAACCAGGTTCAACTGACCCAGATGTTTCCGATTCCGGGCACCGGCAAGCTGGGTCTGGCGGGGGACGTCGCGCAGGCACGCGCGGACGCCGAACGCGCCTGGGTGGGCGAATCGATCTGGGAGCAGCGCACCCGGGCCGCCGCCGCCTTCTACGACCTCTACCAGGCCGAGGGAACGCTCACGATCATGCAGGAGACCCTTCAGCTTCTCGAGGCGGTGTCGTCCACCGTGAATGGCATGTATTCGGTGGGGGAGGCAAGGCAGGCGGATGTCCTTCGGGCACAGCTCGAGATCGGGAGAATGACCGGCCAGGTGGCGGAGATGGACGCCATGGGCCGGACCATGGCGACTCGACTGAACACGGTCCTGGACCGTCCGCCGAACACACCGACGGGCATGCCTATGCTGCCACGGTTTCCCGACAGCATCCCCGCGACCGATTGGTTGATTGATGAAGCGATGGATTCAAGGGGCATGCTGCAAGCCGGGGCCGAGCGGGTCCGGGCTGCCACGGCCGCGGAGCGACTCGCGCAGCGTGAGATCTGGCCAGACCTCGAACTCGGCGTGATCTACGGACGGCAGCCGATGACGGACGGCGGCACTGGCCAGATGATGAGCTTCATGCTCGGAGCGTCGGTGCCGATCTGGGCGGGGAGCCGCCAGCTGAAGATGCGGGACGAGACGGCAGCGATGCGACAGATGGCCACCGACGACCTCAGGGCCATGCAGGCCGACACGCGGGGGCGTGTCGCCGAGTTGATCGCCGAAATCGACCGGACCCGTGCCCTCCGCGCCATTTATGCACAGACTCTCCTGCCGCAGGCCGAGGCGACCCTCAACTCCGCCCGCGCCGCTTACCAGGTGGGGAGCGTGGACTTCATGACCTTTCTCGACGCATTCACGACGGTTTACGGCTATCGCATCCAGGTCATCCGCCTCGACGCCGCGCAGGGACAGGCGCTGGCCGAACTCGAGATGGTGACCGCGCGGCCGATCGTCGCGACCATCGATATGCCCGACCCCACCGCGCCAGGAGGCGCCCAATGA
- a CDS encoding efflux RND transporter periplasmic adaptor subunit, whose protein sequence is MTTSPFSGPPTTTRRRRLLAGLAVVVLLATAGFVYSVTHTAPPPPTDTAAAHDHGAAMLTDSAESIMLSAEEAGRIGITTEEAILGPMEREVRTVAQVSYDETRVATVALKVDGWVERLYVNITGQPVRKGQPLLDLYSPMLVSAQEELLIAHRLAAEVASGTPSAQAGAEDLLRSARRRLAYWDVAPDVIATIERSGQVRKAVPFTAPVSGIVVDKPVLVGQQIMAGQPLYTIADLSVIWLEGEVFEPDLLAARPGLEVTAEFPALPGTQRKGRITYVYPTLDPETRTGRIRVELPNADLALKPGMYATIRFRGQARQTLTVPRSAVLATGERNFVFVADPDGMFTPRNVTLGATTDDRIEILGGLAAGERVVASGTFLLDAESNLGAAMGGMGDMPGMDMKAPSRRSAPHDSATPAPPTMPGMTMPAPVTGGANAHTDH, encoded by the coding sequence ATGACCACCTCTCCGTTTTCGGGCCCTCCGACCACGACACGCCGGCGGCGACTCCTGGCCGGACTGGCCGTGGTGGTGCTTCTGGCTACCGCAGGGTTCGTGTACTCGGTCACCCACACCGCGCCCCCCCCCCCAACGGATACTGCAGCAGCCCATGACCATGGCGCCGCGATGCTCACGGACAGCGCCGAGTCCATCATGCTTTCCGCCGAAGAGGCTGGTCGCATCGGCATCACCACCGAGGAGGCGATTCTGGGCCCGATGGAGCGCGAGGTGCGCACGGTAGCCCAGGTCTCGTATGACGAGACGCGTGTCGCAACCGTAGCCCTCAAGGTCGACGGCTGGGTGGAGCGCCTGTACGTGAACATTACGGGACAACCGGTGCGGAAGGGACAACCACTGCTTGATCTCTACTCACCGATGCTGGTGAGCGCCCAGGAGGAGCTGCTCATCGCGCATCGGCTCGCGGCGGAGGTCGCCTCCGGCACCCCCTCCGCACAGGCTGGAGCGGAGGACCTGCTGCGCTCGGCTCGCCGGCGCCTGGCCTACTGGGATGTCGCGCCAGACGTCATCGCCACCATTGAGCGGAGTGGGCAGGTGCGAAAGGCGGTGCCTTTCACGGCCCCCGTGTCCGGCATCGTGGTGGACAAGCCGGTCCTGGTCGGGCAGCAGATCATGGCCGGACAGCCGCTCTACACGATTGCCGACCTGAGCGTCATCTGGCTGGAAGGCGAGGTGTTCGAGCCTGACCTTCTCGCTGCACGCCCGGGGCTTGAAGTCACGGCGGAATTTCCCGCACTGCCTGGGACCCAGCGCAAGGGCCGCATCACGTACGTGTACCCGACACTCGACCCTGAAACCCGCACCGGGCGCATCCGGGTGGAATTGCCAAACGCCGATCTTGCCCTCAAGCCCGGGATGTACGCCACCATCCGGTTCCGAGGACAGGCCCGACAGACGCTGACGGTGCCGCGGTCGGCTGTCCTTGCCACCGGGGAGCGGAACTTCGTGTTCGTCGCCGACCCGGACGGCATGTTCACGCCGAGAAACGTGACGCTTGGGGCCACGACCGACGACCGCATCGAGATCCTCGGCGGCCTCGCTGCGGGCGAACGGGTCGTCGCGTCCGGGACCTTCCTGCTCGATGCCGAGTCGAACCTCGGCGCCGCCATGGGCGGAATGGGCGACATGCCCGGCATGGACATGAAGGCACCGAGTAGGCGCAGCGCCCCACACGACAGCGCGACACCAGCGCCCCCGACCATGCCCGGCATGACCATGCCGGCGCCAGTGACAGGAGGGGCCAATGCTCACACGGATCATTGA
- a CDS encoding CusA/CzcA family heavy metal efflux RND transporter yields MLTRIIDWSLHNRLLVLLFTAAVIIGGVLAVRSTPLEAIPDLSDVQVIVQAEFNEQAPRIVEDQVTYPIAAEMLKVPGARVVRGYSFFGVSFVYVIFEDGTDLYWARSRVLEYLNGIQGKLPANVTPILGPDATGLGWVFQYSIEDTTGQKTLAELRSIQDWQLRYALTAVPGVSEVASIGGFEKQYQVDLDPARLLAYRVPITAVMTAIQNANSDVGAMVVELTEREYMVRGLGYLKSLSDIENVVVGATRSGTPIRVAELGRVSIGPAGRRGIAELDGRGDAVGGIVIMRSGENALTTIKRVKAKLADVQPGLPPGVIVRPVYDRSELIERAITTLREKLLEESLIVALVCIIFLLHARSALVAILTLPVGILMAFIAMRWVGVGADIMSLGGIAIAIGAMIDAAIVMIENMHKHLERAVDVKLKHAGESVTEASYTTVLLSTSERWRIVGASAREVGPALFFSLLIITVSFIPVFTLGGQEGRLFHPLAFTKTFSMAAASILAVSLVPVTMGLFIRGRLYRETANPINRILIRWYRPMIAYVLRHRWSVVTVAVMAVTLSWIPWRRLGSEFMPPLHEGTILYMPTTLPGISIARARELLRIQDQILMSFPEVEHAWGKAGRANTATDPAGLDMIETTITLKPESEWRPGMTSDKLIAAMDSALRLPGTTNAWTMPIKGRIDMLATGIRTPVGVKIFGPDLGELERLGREVEEAVRTIPGTRSAFAERSVSGYYLDIDIDRAEAARHGLNVGDVQTVIATAVGGMTVTQTVEGRERYGVRIRYPHELRDSPERLASVLIPVSHGLGGPAGTPMAGGMPGSSGNATAVGGETFVPLGQIATIRQEAGPMVVRTEGAQPTAWVYIDVGDRDIGSYVAEARTAVERAVVLPTGYTIVWSGQYEYMQRAAAKLKVVVPATLAIIFLLLYFNFGRLGETAIVMLSLPFALVGGLWFIWLLGYNWSVAVAIGFVALAGVAAETGVIMLIYLDHAWQAKRSEGRVPSLQDLYDAVMEGAVERVRPKLMTVTAIMAGLLPILWGTGAGASVMKRIAAPMVGGMVSSTLLTLLVIPAIYSLWKEREVA; encoded by the coding sequence ATGCTCACACGGATCATTGATTGGTCGCTGCACAACCGCCTGCTCGTGCTGCTCTTCACGGCCGCCGTGATCATCGGCGGCGTCCTCGCCGTTCGGTCGACGCCGCTCGAGGCGATTCCCGACCTGAGCGATGTGCAGGTGATCGTCCAGGCGGAGTTCAACGAGCAGGCGCCACGGATTGTGGAAGACCAGGTGACCTATCCCATCGCGGCGGAAATGCTCAAGGTCCCGGGCGCCCGCGTGGTACGCGGCTACTCGTTCTTCGGCGTCTCCTTCGTGTACGTGATCTTCGAGGACGGCACCGATCTCTACTGGGCCCGCTCCCGGGTCCTCGAGTACCTGAATGGAATTCAGGGCAAGCTCCCGGCCAACGTCACGCCGATTCTCGGACCCGACGCCACCGGCCTCGGCTGGGTGTTCCAGTACAGCATCGAGGATACCACTGGGCAGAAAACACTGGCCGAGCTGCGAAGCATCCAGGACTGGCAGCTGCGGTACGCCCTGACGGCCGTACCCGGTGTGTCCGAAGTCGCCTCCATCGGTGGATTCGAGAAACAATACCAGGTGGACCTCGACCCGGCGCGTCTCCTTGCCTACCGGGTGCCGATCACGGCGGTGATGACCGCCATCCAGAACGCCAACTCCGACGTCGGCGCCATGGTGGTCGAGCTGACCGAGCGCGAGTACATGGTGCGCGGCCTCGGATACCTCAAGAGCCTGAGCGACATCGAAAATGTGGTCGTCGGTGCCACCCGCAGCGGGACGCCAATCCGGGTGGCCGAGCTGGGGCGTGTCAGCATAGGGCCGGCGGGCCGGCGGGGGATCGCCGAACTCGATGGACGCGGGGACGCCGTCGGCGGAATCGTGATCATGCGCTCTGGCGAGAATGCGCTGACCACCATCAAGCGGGTCAAGGCGAAGCTGGCCGATGTGCAGCCGGGGCTCCCGCCGGGGGTGATTGTGCGGCCGGTCTATGACCGCAGTGAACTCATCGAGCGGGCCATCACGACCCTCCGGGAAAAGCTGCTGGAAGAGAGCCTGATCGTGGCGCTGGTCTGCATCATCTTCCTGTTGCACGCCCGCTCGGCCCTCGTCGCGATTCTCACCCTGCCGGTCGGCATTCTCATGGCCTTCATCGCCATGCGGTGGGTCGGGGTCGGGGCGGATATCATGTCGCTGGGCGGGATTGCCATCGCCATCGGCGCGATGATCGACGCCGCCATCGTGATGATCGAGAACATGCACAAGCACCTCGAACGCGCGGTGGACGTCAAGCTGAAGCATGCCGGCGAATCGGTGACGGAGGCGTCCTACACCACCGTCCTCCTTTCCACCTCGGAGCGCTGGCGCATCGTCGGAGCGTCCGCCAGGGAGGTCGGGCCAGCCCTCTTCTTTTCGCTCCTGATCATCACGGTCTCGTTCATTCCGGTCTTCACCCTCGGCGGCCAGGAGGGGCGACTGTTTCACCCGCTCGCATTCACCAAGACCTTTTCCATGGCCGCGGCGAGCATCCTGGCCGTGTCGTTGGTGCCGGTGACGATGGGGCTCTTCATCCGCGGGCGGCTCTACCGGGAAACGGCCAATCCGATCAACCGGATCCTGATCCGGTGGTACCGGCCGATGATCGCGTATGTGCTGCGGCATCGCTGGTCCGTCGTCACGGTGGCCGTCATGGCTGTGACGCTGAGCTGGATTCCGTGGCGGCGGCTAGGGAGCGAGTTCATGCCACCCCTGCACGAGGGCACGATTCTCTACATGCCGACCACACTGCCGGGGATCAGCATCGCACGGGCACGGGAGTTGTTGCGGATTCAGGATCAGATCCTGATGAGCTTTCCCGAGGTTGAGCATGCATGGGGCAAGGCGGGGCGGGCGAACACCGCCACCGACCCGGCAGGGCTCGACATGATCGAAACAACCATCACCCTCAAGCCGGAATCCGAGTGGCGCCCGGGGATGACGAGCGACAAACTCATCGCGGCCATGGATTCCGCGCTGCGGCTGCCAGGCACTACCAACGCCTGGACCATGCCGATCAAGGGACGGATTGACATGCTGGCCACCGGCATCCGAACGCCGGTCGGCGTCAAGATCTTCGGCCCCGACCTCGGCGAGCTTGAGCGGCTTGGCCGCGAAGTGGAAGAAGCCGTTCGCACAATCCCAGGGACGCGCAGCGCGTTCGCCGAGCGCTCGGTCTCGGGGTACTACCTCGACATCGACATTGATCGGGCAGAAGCCGCGCGCCATGGGCTGAACGTCGGGGACGTGCAGACGGTCATCGCCACGGCTGTTGGAGGAATGACCGTCACCCAGACAGTCGAAGGCCGGGAGCGTTACGGCGTCCGCATCAGGTACCCGCATGAGCTCCGGGACAGCCCGGAGCGGCTGGCGTCAGTCCTGATCCCTGTGAGTCACGGGTTGGGTGGCCCCGCGGGGACCCCGATGGCCGGCGGCATGCCCGGTTCCAGCGGCAACGCCACCGCAGTGGGCGGCGAGACGTTCGTCCCACTCGGCCAGATCGCGACCATCCGTCAGGAGGCCGGGCCGATGGTGGTCCGAACGGAGGGTGCCCAACCGACGGCCTGGGTGTACATCGATGTCGGGGACCGCGACATCGGCAGCTATGTCGCGGAGGCCCGCACGGCGGTGGAGCGGGCGGTGGTCCTGCCGACGGGGTACACCATCGTGTGGAGCGGTCAGTATGAGTACATGCAGCGCGCGGCCGCCAAGCTGAAGGTCGTGGTGCCCGCGACACTGGCCATCATCTTCCTGCTCCTGTACTTCAACTTTGGACGGCTGGGCGAGACCGCCATCGTCATGCTCTCGCTCCCGTTTGCGCTGGTCGGCGGCCTCTGGTTCATCTGGCTCCTCGGCTACAATTGGTCGGTGGCGGTGGCCATTGGGTTCGTCGCGCTCGCGGGGGTCGCGGCAGAGACCGGGGTGATCATGCTCATCTACCTCGACCATGCCTGGCAGGCGAAACGATCCGAGGGACGTGTGCCTTCGCTCCAGGACCTGTACGATGCCGTTATGGAGGGAGCGGTGGAGCGGGTCCGGCCCAAGTTGATGACGGTGACCGCCATCATGGCTGGCCTGTTGCCGATCCTGTGGGGGACGGGTGCCGGCGCCAGCGTGATGAAGCGGATCGCGGCGCCGATGGTGGGGGGAATGGTTAGCAGCACGCTGCTGACTTTGCTTGTCATCCCTGCCATCTACTCGCTGTGGAAGGAACGGGAGGTGGCATGA
- a CDS encoding copper-translocating P-type ATPase → MTSHDKSEHHQHADMTGHQPATHDHASMMADPNMAKEMERDMRRRFWVALAFTIPVTLIAGHIPGVPMLLHPPLAGWVELGLSVPVVWWAGWVFISGSYHALKNRQLDMSVLIATGVLAAWLSSLYLTIIAEPTSYYEAACMLVTFVLFGHWMEMKSRRGTSDALRALFDLVPPTARVLRDGKEVEVPTSDVVVGDLLRLRPGDKIPVDGELTEGATDVDEALVTGESRPVKRGPGDALVGGAINVSSAVTMRATRVGKDTVLAQIADLVSKAQNSKAPRQRLADTAAAILVVVAVGAGVLTFAGWSLLADVPFLTALTFSISAVVIACPDALGLATPTAVAVGTGLGAKHNILIKDATTLESLSRINTLVLDKTGTITEGKPSVTDVLPAMGRTADEVLTRAAALAGKSTHPLSRAIAAAAEEQSLSGPEGVSEVADRPGEGMEGVVAGQRTLLGNAALLDSAGVDPGRLASGASALAAQGRSLVWVAAGGAVLGVIGITDAIRPTAAEAIAELKTMDIVPVLMSGDLTETAERVARAVGIERVLAEVRPEQKAEQVKALQREGQFVAMVGDGVNDAPALAQADIGIAIGKGTDVAIEAAQVVLMRSDPADIARAIRLSKATVRKMKQNLAWASVYNLLAIPVAAGVFYNSLGWSLRPEVSALLMSASSIIVALNAVSLRGAKI, encoded by the coding sequence ATGACCAGCCACGACAAATCCGAGCATCACCAGCATGCGGACATGACGGGCCACCAACCCGCCACTCACGACCACGCCTCCATGATGGCCGACCCGAACATGGCCAAGGAAATGGAGCGGGACATGCGGCGCCGCTTCTGGGTGGCGCTGGCCTTCACCATCCCCGTCACTCTGATCGCCGGGCACATCCCCGGTGTACCGATGCTTCTCCATCCGCCCCTGGCCGGCTGGGTCGAGTTGGGGCTCTCCGTTCCTGTGGTCTGGTGGGCGGGCTGGGTCTTTATCAGCGGCAGCTACCACGCGCTGAAGAACAGACAACTTGACATGTCGGTGCTGATTGCCACCGGCGTGCTCGCCGCCTGGCTCTCAAGCCTCTACCTGACGATCATCGCCGAGCCGACGTCGTACTACGAAGCGGCGTGCATGCTCGTGACGTTTGTGCTGTTCGGGCACTGGATGGAGATGAAGTCCCGGCGCGGCACCTCGGACGCGCTGCGCGCGCTCTTCGACCTGGTGCCGCCCACCGCCCGCGTGCTTCGAGACGGCAAGGAGGTGGAGGTCCCCACGAGTGACGTGGTCGTCGGGGACCTGTTGCGGCTCCGCCCCGGCGACAAGATACCGGTGGATGGCGAGCTCACCGAGGGCGCCACCGACGTGGACGAGGCGCTTGTCACGGGGGAGAGCCGGCCGGTCAAGCGCGGCCCCGGAGACGCGCTGGTTGGCGGCGCCATCAACGTGAGTAGCGCGGTGACGATGCGCGCCACCCGAGTCGGCAAGGATACCGTGCTGGCACAGATTGCCGACCTCGTCTCCAAGGCACAGAACTCCAAGGCGCCCCGCCAGCGGCTGGCCGACACGGCGGCCGCGATCCTGGTCGTGGTGGCCGTCGGCGCTGGCGTGCTGACCTTCGCGGGCTGGAGTCTGCTCGCCGACGTCCCCTTCCTCACTGCTCTCACCTTTTCCATCTCCGCCGTCGTTATCGCGTGCCCCGACGCCCTCGGCCTCGCCACCCCGACCGCCGTCGCGGTCGGCACCGGGCTCGGCGCGAAACACAATATCCTGATCAAGGACGCCACCACCCTTGAGAGCCTCAGCCGGATCAATACCCTCGTGCTGGACAAGACCGGGACTATCACCGAGGGGAAGCCGAGCGTGACGGATGTCCTCCCCGCCATGGGGCGAACCGCCGACGAGGTGCTGACCCGGGCGGCAGCGCTCGCGGGGAAGTCCACCCATCCGCTGTCGCGCGCCATCGCCGCAGCTGCGGAGGAGCAGTCGCTATCCGGACCCGAAGGCGTGTCCGAGGTGGCGGATCGGCCCGGCGAGGGAATGGAAGGGGTCGTGGCCGGCCAGCGTACTCTGCTCGGCAATGCAGCGCTGCTCGATAGCGCGGGCGTGGACCCCGGGCGACTCGCATCGGGCGCATCTGCCCTGGCCGCGCAGGGACGCTCCCTCGTCTGGGTGGCGGCCGGCGGCGCGGTACTCGGCGTTATCGGTATCACCGACGCGATCCGGCCGACGGCGGCCGAGGCGATCGCGGAGCTCAAAACCATGGACATCGTGCCGGTGCTCATGAGCGGCGACCTCACCGAGACCGCCGAGCGTGTGGCCCGCGCGGTGGGGATCGAGCGGGTGCTCGCAGAGGTGCGGCCCGAGCAGAAGGCGGAGCAGGTCAAGGCGCTGCAGCGCGAGGGGCAGTTTGTTGCGATGGTGGGTGATGGTGTCAACGACGCCCCCGCCCTGGCGCAGGCCGACATCGGAATCGCCATCGGCAAGGGGACTGACGTGGCCATTGAGGCGGCACAAGTGGTCTTGATGCGCTCGGACCCGGCTGACATTGCGCGGGCCATCCGGCTGAGCAAGGCCACGGTCCGGAAGATGAAGCAGAACCTGGCCTGGGCCAGCGTCTACAACCTCCTGGCCATCCCGGTGGCGGCGGGTGTGTTCTACAACTCGCTGGGCTGGTCGCTCCGACCAGAGGTGTCGGCGCTGCTGATGTCGGCGTCAAGCATCATCGTGGCGCTGAACGCGGTGTCATTGCGGGGGGCAAAGATATAG
- a CDS encoding Ig-like domain-containing protein: protein MACNDSSAPADPTATALTVVSPVGNATSVDPAAPIVLTFSAPLAAGMESYMDVHEGTTAGPVVPMSCTWSGDRTTLTCTHAAPFASGTMYTIHVGAGMMDADDRPIDMDAMVNQMGGMWLQSGMMGGMHAGQPTNGMGTGWHGSNGSYGMMFTFTTS, encoded by the coding sequence ATGGCGTGCAATGATAGCAGTGCCCCTGCCGATCCAACCGCCACGGCATTGACGGTCGTTTCTCCCGTTGGTAACGCGACCAGTGTCGACCCGGCGGCGCCGATCGTGCTCACCTTCTCCGCGCCCCTGGCCGCGGGCATGGAATCGTACATGGATGTTCACGAGGGCACGACGGCGGGCCCTGTTGTGCCAATGAGTTGCACCTGGTCGGGAGATCGGACCACGCTCACCTGCACCCACGCGGCCCCGTTTGCCAGTGGCACGATGTACACGATTCACGTCGGCGCTGGGATGATGGATGCCGATGACAGACCAATCGACATGGACGCCATGGTCAATCAGATGGGTGGGATGTGGCTGCAGTCAGGCATGATGGGTGGGATGCATGCAGGACAGCCGACCAACGGGATGGGCACGGGTTGGCACGGTTCGAACGGCAGTTATGGGATGATGTTTACGTTCACCACATCCTGA
- a CDS encoding 3'-5' exonuclease produces the protein MTDKLESLAAQLDASPDYRVLRRFVPPSRYHEGDGSATAMGVVVDVETTGLDTARDKIIEFCGVPFEFEKESGRILTVGEAVSCLEDPGRPIPAEVTRLTGITDEMVAGKSIDEQAVAAMLAEVGLVIAHNAGFDRPFVDRRLASFKGKAWACSQREVPWKALGVSSGALEFLLMKRCQLFFDGHRADADCHAVLRLLQEPFDDGTLPLQTLLESARTPSFRVWALNSAYDKKDVLKQRRYRWSGGEGGLPKAWYTSVAEDGLTEEESWLSATVYGGGTGWKVERMDARSRYAEAE, from the coding sequence ATGACCGACAAGCTCGAGTCGCTTGCCGCCCAGCTGGACGCCTCCCCGGATTACCGGGTGCTGCGCCGTTTCGTGCCCCCGTCCCGGTACCACGAAGGTGATGGCAGCGCCACCGCCATGGGGGTCGTTGTCGACGTGGAAACGACGGGGCTCGACACCGCGCGCGACAAGATCATCGAGTTTTGCGGGGTGCCTTTCGAGTTTGAGAAGGAGAGCGGACGCATTCTGACGGTCGGCGAGGCCGTGAGCTGTCTCGAGGATCCGGGTCGGCCCATTCCGGCGGAGGTCACGCGGCTGACTGGTATCACCGACGAGATGGTGGCCGGCAAGTCCATCGACGAGCAGGCAGTGGCCGCCATGCTTGCCGAGGTCGGGCTGGTCATTGCCCACAACGCCGGATTCGACCGGCCGTTTGTGGACCGTCGGCTTGCCTCGTTCAAAGGAAAGGCATGGGCCTGCTCGCAACGCGAGGTACCGTGGAAGGCACTGGGCGTCAGCTCGGGGGCGCTTGAGTTCCTGCTGATGAAGCGCTGCCAACTGTTCTTCGACGGACATCGCGCCGACGCCGATTGCCACGCAGTGCTCCGGCTGCTGCAGGAGCCGTTCGACGATGGCACACTCCCGTTGCAAACCTTGCTGGAGTCGGCGCGGACGCCGTCATTCAGGGTGTGGGCACTGAATTCAGCCTATGACAAGAAAGACGTCCTGAAGCAGCGACGGTATCGGTGGAGTGGCGGGGAGGGAGGGCTCCCGAAGGCGTGGTATACCTCCGTGGCGGAGGATGGCCTTACCGAGGAGGAATCCTGGCTCTCGGCGACGGTGTATGGCGGTGGCACGGGATGGAAGGTCGAGCGAATGGACGCGAGGAGCCGATACGCTGAGGCGGAGTGA